The following DNA comes from Ignavibacteriales bacterium.
GATATTGCTGATTTCTTTCGATTCCGCATTTCCTATCACTTGAATAGCTTTGACATTATTTAAAATCTCGGAAAGCTTCATTTAATTAACACTCATTGAAATTTTTTTTATCGAAGGTTCACATTTAATAATGCATTCGGAACCGGGAACAATATTGGATCCTGGTTCAAGACTTTGCCAAACAACCTTCCCTGTTCCGGAAACTTTACACTTCAGACCAAGTTCATTTAATTGAGCTATTGCATCTCGTACGGATTGGTTCATCAAATTCGGCATTGAAGAATTATTACCGCTAAAAAATTTCCTTGATGAGATATTGGTGACATGTTTATCAGCCACTTCTGCAAAAGATGTTGTTTTTACTTTAGGAGTTGTTTTAATATCAGCAACAAGCTGATCTATTAAATTTTGTTTTCTTTCAATATTTTTTTTGTCTGGAACAATACTAAGATCAGTTTCAATCATTCGTTTTGCTACTTCATGAAAAACCGGAGCTGCAACCAATCCGCCATATTCTCCGACTCTAGGCGCATTTACAAGAATCAAACAAACTATTTTAGGATTATCTGCCGGGAAAAAACCAATGAAGGAAGAGTTATGATGAGCACTTGAATAAGAATTATTTACAATACGTTGGGCAGTGCCGGTTTTGCCTCCCACTAAAACATTTTGAAGACGCGCGGCGGTACCTGTTCCATTCTCTACTACACCAACCATCAGATTCCGAATTCGGTCCGATGTTGATTTGCTTATTACAGTCCGAATTTTTCTTGTTTCGGCAACTTCCAAATCTTTTCCGGTGTGATCTGTAATTTTTTTAACAATATATGGCTGAAGAAGCGTTCCGCCGTTGATTAATGCGCAATAAGCAGTAATTAATTGAAGTGGAGTTAAAGCAATCTCATAACCAAATGATAGAAAAGGTTTGGTTAATCCGGAGAACGCACTTGGTTTCTTTAAAGAACCGGCAGACTCACTTGGTAATTCAATTAGGGTGGAATTGCTGAATCCGAAATCCCGTAAATATTTGTACAGCACGTCATCTGTTACTCTGGCAGATAATTTTGCCATTCCAACATTGCTCGATTGTTCCAGCACACCGCGTACAGTTAATTTAGAATTCGGGTGTGTATCCATAATTGGAGTATTCTTAATAAAATACTTTCCATTTTCTACATCAATAACTTCGTCTTCATTTACAAGATTTTGATCAAGGAGAATTGAGAGAGTAATTGATTTCATAGTTGAACCGGGTTCGAATGGATCTGTAATGGCTCTATCTCTTCTTGCGTCTGCGGTTGAGTTTTCATAATTAGCCGGATCAAAATCCGGTGAATTAGCTAGAGAATAAATTTCTCCGGTATTAGGATTCATTATTATTCCGACCGCAGATTCACCGCCGAATTTTTTCATTCCATTGGCTAATTCTTCTTCAAGGATTTTTTGGTAAGTTTTATTTATTGTAAGAATTATTTGATCTCCGGGAACCGCTGCTCTGGAAAGATTTTCATCAACCGATATAATTCTTCCAAGAACGTCTCTCTCAAAATTAAAGTAACCGTCTGTGCCTTCTAATTTTTCTTGATAAATTTTTTCAATTCCTTCTACACCAACCATATCCCGGTTAACAAAACCAAGTACATGCGAAGCCAAATTCCCGTATGGATAAACTCTTGAAAAATCTTCCTGCTGAAAAAGTCCTTCAATTACAGTTTTCTTCAATTCGAGTGCTTTCTCCATAGGAATTTTCTTTTCCAGGCAGACATTGCCTGCACCGTCGGCAATTATTTTTTTATAATATTCTTCGGGTTTATTAAAGACTCTTGATAATGCTGCAGAAATGGAATCAATTCTTTTCGAATTCATCATGCGTGTATCGGCAAAAAAGGAAATGTTGTCGGTTGTATAACTGAGAACTTCCCCATTAGCATCTTTGATCAATCCGCGCTCGGCTACTACAGTTAACGGCTTATTTTGCTGACGGTCTGCAACAAGCGAATAATATTCATGCTTTGCCACTTGTATGGAAAAAAGTTTTGCAACAAGCGCTACAAAGATCAGCAGCAAAAACCCGACTAATATAAGTGCGCGGGAGCTAATCATATTTTTGGTTCAATAGTTTCTCAATCTGTTTTATTTGATCCTTCGAAACTGTAATCATTTCTAAATTTTCTGTAGGTCTAAGTAATCCCAGTGAATCCTGTGCAAACTTTACAATCACCTCTTCGGAAGTCAGCTTTTGTACATCTACCATCAAAGATTCAATCCTTTTATATTTTTCATTGAGCATTTCCTGCTTTGTAATTTTTTCCCTGTTGATTCTTTTAATCTCAGATCGAACAATTACATAACCGAGAAGAACGAGTGAAACAACAACAACTATCGATATAAAATTTTTTAATGACGATCCCTTCATTTTTTAGACTCTTTCGGCTACACGCATTTTTGCACTTCTAGATCTTCGATTATTTTCGATTTCCAAATCTGAAGGAACTACCGGTTTATGAGTTATTAATTTTAGCCGTTTTATTTTTCCACAGATACAGATTGGCGTTCCGGGAGGACAGATACAGTCTAAACTTTCATATTTAATTTTTTCTTTTACAATTCTGTCTTCCAAAGAATGATAACTAAGAATCACTAATCTTCCGCCGGGTTTTAGAAGTGAAACCGATTTATCAATAAAGAGCTTTAGTTCTTCAAGCTCATTATTTACAAAAATTCTCAATGCCTGAAATACACGCGACAGAGTTTTATTCAAGAACCGCTGCGGTGTTATAAGTTCGATTATTTTTTTTAGTTGAGAAGTACGTGAAATTCTTTCCGTTAATCTGTATTCGGTAATTTTTTTAGCGATGAGTCTTGAGTTTTTTTCTTCACCGTATTCATATAAAATTTTAGCAATTTCTTCTTGCGGAAATTTATTCAGCAAGTCCGATGCGGAAATTCCTTCAGCTTTGTTCATCCTGAGATCAAGGGCGGCGTCCTCCCGGAATGTAAATCCCGCTTCAATTGTGTCCAATTGAAATGAGGAAACACCTAAGTCTACTAAGATGCCATCAAATTGTTCAATGAACTCAAACTTGGAAATAGAATCAATATTTGTAAAGCCGGTGTGAAAAATTGAAAATCGTTTGTCGGCAGAAAATTTATTTTTGCTATATTCAAAAGCTGTGAGATCTTTATCTGTTGCAATCAATTTTCCTTTTTCATTTAATGTGTTTAATATTTTTTCAGAATGTCCGCCGAATCCTGCCGTACCATCAAAGTAAATTCCGTCTTTTTGCGTTACCAAAAAATCAATGCTCTCTTTCAAGAGAACCGGTTCGTGGCTCATTTCTGTTTTTTCTGCATGATTAATTTTGCTATTTCAGCAAACGGTTTGGTGTTTTCTTTTTTATGTGATTCATAGATCTCGGGATTCCAAATTTCAATTTTTTTATTCTGCCCGAGTATAAAAACTTCTCTTTCTATTCCGGCAAACTCTAAAAGATTTTTTGGGATTAACAATCGTGATTGAGAATCAAGTTTATATTCAGCTGCGAGTTCAAAGAGCATTCTTTTAAAAGCAGCTTCTTCAGGGTCAAAATCATCAAGCTGATTGATCCGGGTTAGAACTTCTTCTTTCCAGAAATCTTGAGGATAAATATCAATGCACTGTACAATACCCCGCGTCATAACGAATGTTTCGTTCGCGGCTTCATTGACATATTTCTTAAAAATGGAGGGAATACTTACCCTTCCTTTTGCATCAGCTGAATATTTAAAGCTTCCTATAAACATAACCCATCCACTATTTGGGAAAATTAAACACTATTACCCACTTGCATGCAAAATAACTGTTTTTATGTGGGATTGTCAAGGTTTTTTTGCTTCAAATAGCGAGAAAAATCTTAAGGATGGGTAAAATCACAAATACTTGGGACTAAAATTTAACCTTTCATATCAGTGGTCCGATAATAATGGTAAAAAAGAAGGAGCATCCCATGAATGATATTCTTCCACTCGGAATTATTGTGATATTAGGCATCATCTTCATAATATCTTATTTCATTTTTATCGAATTGAAAATTAACTGGAAACTTTTAAGAACGGCTAAAAAAGAGAAGGAATTTATAGATGTCGAAAAAGAATTTGATAGAAACGAAGCGATTATTAGAGGACTTAATTTCTTTCACAATCAAACAGCTATGAATTCAAGAGGTAAAAATTAGATGTCAATTAGTTTTGTTAGTTAGATGCTTTTGGAGATCTATCTGAAAGGTTCTTCAAAGTTAGAAAACTAGCGGGCATTTGTATACTTTAGAGCCACCTGGCGGATTCGAACCGCCGACCTGCTCATTACGAATGAGCTGCTCTACCAGCTGAGCTAAGGGGGCTTATTAAGCGAAGATGAAATATGGTTGATGGATGATGGAAAAAAATCCACATTAATCATCATACATCAACCATTACATTATCTCAATTTCTTTTTATGACGATTTTTTCTCAAACGCTTTTTGCGTTTGTGAGTAGCCATTTTGTGGCGTTTTCTTTTTCTACCGCAAGGCATTTACATTCTCCTTCTAATGTGTTTTAATTAATTCTTTTGCTTTTTGTCCGATCTCGTTAGTCGAATCAATTTCAATTGCTTTTTTCCAATAACCGAGTGCATTAGCAGTGTTACCTGCAGACATATTTACGATACCGAGATTTAAATTAGCAATTTGATGTTTCGGATTTATTTTTAATGCTTTCTCCATCGCAGACATTGCTTCTGGATTCTTTCCCG
Coding sequences within:
- a CDS encoding penicillin-binding protein; the encoded protein is MISSRALILVGFLLLIFVALVAKLFSIQVAKHEYYSLVADRQQNKPLTVVAERGLIKDANGEVLSYTTDNISFFADTRMMNSKRIDSISAALSRVFNKPEEYYKKIIADGAGNVCLEKKIPMEKALELKKTVIEGLFQQEDFSRVYPYGNLASHVLGFVNRDMVGVEGIEKIYQEKLEGTDGYFNFERDVLGRIISVDENLSRAAVPGDQIILTINKTYQKILEEELANGMKKFGGESAVGIIMNPNTGEIYSLANSPDFDPANYENSTADARRDRAITDPFEPGSTMKSITLSILLDQNLVNEDEVIDVENGKYFIKNTPIMDTHPNSKLTVRGVLEQSSNVGMAKLSARVTDDVLYKYLRDFGFSNSTLIELPSESAGSLKKPSAFSGLTKPFLSFGYEIALTPLQLITAYCALINGGTLLQPYIVKKITDHTGKDLEVAETRKIRTVISKSTSDRIRNLMVGVVENGTGTAARLQNVLVGGKTGTAQRIVNNSYSSAHHNSSFIGFFPADNPKIVCLILVNAPRVGEYGGLVAAPVFHEVAKRMIETDLSIVPDKKNIERKQNLIDQLVADIKTTPKVKTTSFAEVADKHVTNISSRKFFSGNNSSMPNLMNQSVRDAIAQLNELGLKCKVSGTGKVVWQSLEPGSNIVPGSECIIKCEPSIKKISMSVN
- the mraZ gene encoding division/cell wall cluster transcriptional repressor MraZ codes for the protein MFIGSFKYSADAKGRVSIPSIFKKYVNEAANETFVMTRGIVQCIDIYPQDFWKEEVLTRINQLDDFDPEEAAFKRMLFELAAEYKLDSQSRLLIPKNLLEFAGIEREVFILGQNKKIEIWNPEIYESHKKENTKPFAEIAKLIMQKKQK
- the rsmH gene encoding 16S rRNA (cytosine(1402)-N(4))-methyltransferase RsmH, which encodes MSHEPVLLKESIDFLVTQKDGIYFDGTAGFGGHSEKILNTLNEKGKLIATDKDLTAFEYSKNKFSADKRFSIFHTGFTNIDSISKFEFIEQFDGILVDLGVSSFQLDTIEAGFTFREDAALDLRMNKAEGISASDLLNKFPQEEIAKILYEYGEEKNSRLIAKKITEYRLTERISRTSQLKKIIELITPQRFLNKTLSRVFQALRIFVNNELEELKLFIDKSVSLLKPGGRLVILSYHSLEDRIVKEKIKYESLDCICPPGTPICICGKIKRLKLITHKPVVPSDLEIENNRRSRSAKMRVAERV